A section of the Dehalobacter sp. DCM genome encodes:
- a CDS encoding LiaI-LiaF-like domain-containing protein produces the protein MRRWRVGTISMGILLIATGLLLLLSELNGINGARIIMRWWPVILIFLGIEVLAYLALSKSNGEEQPKLKFDGLSIFLTIVIILVSSGVYAANSFLGSNFSNVLLNEYGLYANESVSSISYDYRAVDIDTLEITNTQGDILVEKTTGDKIQIDAAMTIKSNDETDSDLAKDLIEITEGNTLKVNTRVIGALQGNKRYQVSVNYVVKVPKQMRFVVKNSYGKITLNDLTGDVDIQGDFGAVEVSRIDGDVTIRNSFGETIVSDVSGRLDIQNNNGEVVCRSNNAANNDITLRADFGSITLQLPSDQQGLIKAEADMGSIDPGGFASALKLISEEPGNNSTLEGSIGSKTPIITLHTNQGSIYLQNS, from the coding sequence ATGAGACGATGGCGAGTCGGAACTATATCCATGGGGATCTTGCTGATCGCTACCGGTCTGCTGCTCCTGCTCAGTGAATTGAATGGTATTAATGGCGCCAGGATCATTATGCGCTGGTGGCCGGTGATCCTCATCTTCCTCGGCATTGAAGTTCTCGCCTATCTGGCATTATCGAAATCTAACGGAGAAGAACAGCCTAAGTTGAAATTTGACGGGCTCAGTATTTTCCTCACGATAGTGATCATCCTGGTCAGTTCTGGGGTTTACGCGGCGAATAGTTTTTTAGGCAGTAATTTTTCCAATGTCTTGTTAAATGAATACGGGCTCTATGCCAATGAAAGTGTCAGCAGCATTTCCTACGATTATCGTGCAGTCGATATTGACACTCTGGAAATCACCAATACCCAGGGAGATATCCTGGTAGAAAAAACAACAGGGGATAAAATCCAAATTGATGCCGCAATGACAATTAAAAGTAACGATGAAACGGATAGTGATCTTGCCAAAGATCTGATTGAGATCACGGAGGGCAATACCTTAAAGGTCAATACGCGCGTCATCGGGGCTTTGCAAGGGAATAAACGTTACCAAGTGAGTGTCAATTACGTCGTAAAAGTGCCAAAGCAAATGCGATTTGTGGTTAAGAATTCGTACGGCAAGATAACGCTGAATGATTTGACCGGTGATGTAGATATACAGGGCGATTTCGGAGCAGTCGAAGTATCAAGGATAGACGGTGATGTCACGATTCGTAATTCTTTTGGGGAAACCATCGTTAGTGATGTCAGCGGTCGCCTGGACATCCAAAATAACAACGGAGAAGTTGTCTGTCGTTCCAATAACGCAGCAAATAATGATATTACCCTGCGAGCAGACTTCGGATCGATAACACTTCAGCTTCCATCAGACCAGCAGGGGTTGATTAAAGCAGAAGCGGATATGGGTTCCATCGATCCCGGAGGCTTTGCATCGGCATTAAAATTGATCTCGGAGGAGCCAGGCAATAACAGCACGCTCGAGGGCAGTATCGGAAGTAAGACACCGATCATTACCTTGCATACCAATCAAGGAAGCATTTATCTGCAAAATAGCTAA
- a CDS encoding M23 family metallopeptidase — translation MILPLREAVVSYPYGVKNARYNKGYHTGVDIVSTMKTVYAVTSGTIIRSAYAPNDGADPDGWGNYIILRTIDAQYDMIFAHLAEVKGTAGAFVNEGFNLGTMGNTGNTTAPHLHFEIRNVPWTNQNDINPTVFLGIKNAVGPVRIINTNGEDALMLKAIVVCHPGPDERAAGYLADYLQVPVCSIRNVTNTVIDCVEKIYVIGSTEITSTKATHIVGKNRYDTCRQVIDLIQGK, via the coding sequence ATGATATTACCTCTTAGAGAAGCTGTTGTATCCTATCCGTACGGGGTGAAGAATGCGCGTTATAATAAAGGATATCACACCGGAGTTGATATCGTATCCACGATGAAAACAGTGTATGCGGTGACATCGGGTACCATTATCCGTTCAGCTTATGCACCGAATGATGGTGCCGATCCGGATGGGTGGGGCAATTACATCATTCTGCGAACCATAGATGCTCAGTATGACATGATATTTGCCCATCTAGCTGAGGTCAAAGGGACTGCCGGTGCGTTTGTCAACGAAGGATTCAATCTCGGTACCATGGGGAATACAGGAAATACGACCGCTCCCCATCTTCATTTTGAGATAAGGAACGTCCCGTGGACCAATCAAAATGATATCAATCCTACTGTTTTTTTGGGAATCAAGAATGCAGTAGGTCCAGTCCGGATCATCAATACGAATGGAGAGGATGCCTTGATGCTTAAGGCGATTGTAGTATGCCATCCGGGACCGGATGAAAGAGCTGCGGGTTATTTGGCAGATTATCTGCAAGTACCGGTTTGCAGTATCAGAAATGTGACCAATACGGTGATCGATTGTGTAGAAAAAATATATGTTATCGGCAGTACGGAGATCACATCAACGAAAGCAACCCATATCGTGGGAAAGAATCGGTACGATACCTGCCGCCAAGTGATAGACCTTATTCAGGGGAAATGA